One window of Quercus robur chromosome 12, dhQueRobu3.1, whole genome shotgun sequence genomic DNA carries:
- the LOC126708572 gene encoding F-box protein PP2-A12-like — MGADFSALFFGQGSNACSNGSNLALQSKPNLGDLPEDCVALILGYFDPPEICKLASMNRAFRGASWADFVWESKLPSNYEVLLRKVFDDVPENLGKRQIYERLCRANSFDGGTKRVWLHKRTGGVCLSIASKGLAITGIDDRRYWNHIPTEESRFCTVAYLQQIWWFEVDGEVDFPLPPGSYSVFFKLQLGRASKRFGRRICNSEHVHGWDIKPVQFQLWTSDGQHAASKCFLKETGKWNYYHVGTFVVDGSNASTKIKFSMTQIDCTHTKGGLCLDSVVIYPNEFRERLTHF; from the exons ATGGGTGCGGATTTCTCTGCTTTGTTCTTTGGCCAAGGCTCTAATGCTTGTTCTAATGGGTCTAATTTGGCTTTgcaatcaaaacccaatttggGTGATTTACCAGAGGACTGCGTGGCTCTGATTCTGGGTTACTTTGACCCCCCAGAGATTTGCAAATTGGCGAGTATGAATCGAGCTTTTCGTGGCGCTTCCTGGGCTGATTTTGTGTGGGAATCGAAGTTGCCCTCGAATTATGAAGTTCTTCTTCGGAAAGTGTTCGATGATGTGCCTGAAAATTTGGGTAAGCGACAGATTTATGAAAGACTTTGTCGAGCTAATAGTTTCGATGGGGGTACTaag AGAGTTTGGCTGCATAAAAGAACGGGTGGTGTTTGTTTGTCCATTGCTTCAAAAGGGTTAGCGATCACCGGGATAGATGATCGAAGATATTGGAATCATATCCCAACTGAAGAATCTAG ATTCTGCACAGTTGCATACCTTCAACAGATTTGGTGGTTTGAAGTTGATGGGGAGGTGGACTTCCCACTTCCACCAGGGTCATATAGCGTATTCTTCAAGCTGCAGCTTGGACGGGCATCCAAAAGATTTGGTCGGCGAATTTGTAATTCAGAGCATGTTCATGGATGGGACATTAAGCCAGTGCAGTTTCAGCTATGGACTTCAGATGGTCAGCATGCTGCATCAAAGTGCTTTTTGAAAGAAACTGGAAAATGGAATTACTACCATGTTGGGACCTTTGTTGTTGATGGCTCTAATGCATCAACCAAAATTAAATTCTCTATGACCCAGATTGATTGTACGCATACTAAAGGTGGTCTCTGTTTAGACTCTGTAGTTATATACCCGAATGAATTTAGAGAGAGGTTGACGCATTTTTGA